In Anaerolineales bacterium, the following proteins share a genomic window:
- a CDS encoding TlpA disulfide reductase family protein gives MTASETARAPSRLLPLILIGLGLLLISASAFYLYQNNPPRADVGVVPAVANYPAPELTLTDLDGATHSLADYRGQVVLVNLWATWCEPCKEEMPALQAFYDKQKENGFVILAINDGDPKEDVLQFVKDYQLTFPIWLDPTYIATEQAFKTLGLPSSYVIDRSGMIRLRWMGGIERKTLEKYVTPIIAEEP, from the coding sequence ATGACCGCCTCTGAAACCGCTCGCGCGCCCTCCAGACTTCTCCCTCTCATCTTGATCGGGCTGGGACTCCTCCTCATCAGCGCCTCAGCCTTCTACCTCTACCAGAACAACCCGCCTCGCGCGGACGTGGGGGTTGTCCCGGCTGTGGCGAACTATCCCGCCCCCGAGCTGACTCTCACCGATCTCGACGGCGCAACCCATTCCCTCGCCGATTATCGCGGGCAAGTCGTTTTGGTCAACTTGTGGGCAACGTGGTGCGAGCCATGCAAAGAGGAAATGCCCGCCTTGCAAGCGTTCTACGATAAACAAAAAGAGAACGGTTTCGTGATCCTCGCGATCAATGACGGCGATCCAAAGGAAGATGTCCTTCAATTCGTGAAAGACTACCAACTCACTTTTCCGATCTGGCTCGACCCAACCTACATCGCGACGGAGCAAGCGTTCAAGACCCTTGGCCTTCCATCCTCGTATGTGATTGACCGTAGCGGCATGATCCGCTTGCGATGGATGGGAGGCATCGAACGGAAAACTCTTGAAAAGTATGTCACACCGATCATCGCGGAGGAGCCATGA
- a CDS encoding OsmC family protein: MKAVVNWQEGMKFIGAAPSGFPIQMDAEASLGGNDSGIRPMELIALGLIGCQAMDVISILQKKREQVTKFEVRFDGPRSPEYPKVFTRAAITFVVTGRNLSEEAVLRSLELTATKYCPAHAMLEQAMPMDLLYEIYEDEGNGNPRLTVQGIWQGLTGA, from the coding sequence ATGAAAGCTGTCGTCAATTGGCAGGAGGGGATGAAGTTCATCGGCGCTGCTCCTTCGGGTTTTCCGATTCAAATGGACGCGGAGGCATCGCTCGGTGGCAACGACAGCGGGATTCGCCCGATGGAACTGATCGCGCTGGGTCTGATCGGCTGTCAGGCAATGGATGTGATCTCCATTTTGCAGAAGAAGCGCGAGCAAGTGACGAAATTCGAAGTGCGTTTCGATGGTCCGCGTTCGCCGGAGTATCCGAAGGTATTTACGCGAGCCGCTATCACTTTTGTCGTTACGGGGAGGAATCTCAGTGAGGAAGCTGTGTTGCGTTCCCTCGAACTGACCGCGACGAAGTACTGCCCGGCTCATGCCATGCTCGAGCAAGCAATGCCCATGGATTTGCTGTATGAAATTTACGAAGATGAGGGAAATGGAAACCCCAGATTAACCGTTCAAGGTATTTGGCAGGGTTTGACTGGCGCGTGA